A single genomic interval of Drosophila virilis strain 15010-1051.87 chromosome 2, Dvir_AGI_RSII-ME, whole genome shotgun sequence harbors:
- the LOC6632787 gene encoding uncharacterized protein has translation MVKVSLLLPLLGCMLLGRTWAHQELSNLLEQQQKDLGLSAAEVEALRPFYRELQAQHDYLYILSMQSGDGSSQLAQATGAPLESSYAQVFEEFRAQFDGYLRYRPSIEYDTTLPTLDQVLGQPSGNMTDQELQELQDLLDILQDVIDESQVGINQLVARAMDMEVNLLMLNKPKIVMAAIGGLEVMWHSWGRASQAAYCSYSHVPQFTEAIHAINGGVDCYTYTMDLILQIQNETVASVKEIKQNVQRLVQIYKKIAAKKTIMGKILSGTLNVLSALRRVHDIIAVGIAVYDKINNQLPSAALQSVHCGSDFVNSIPQMNETAQNLTVCITYEDTNKPDYDFLKPEDERYWNTGEPPVDIPHENDVEEDDDDIDNIEDDYVDHR, from the coding sequence ATGGTGAAAGTTTctctgctgttgccgctgcttgGCTGTATGCTTTTGGGTAGAACCTGGGCGCACCAGGAGTTGAGTAATCTGctggagcagcaacaaaaagattTGGGCTTGTCCGCAGCAGAAGTAGAAGCTTTGCGTCCATTTTATCGTGAGCTCCAAGCACAACATGACTACTTGTACATCCTGAGCATGCAGAGTGGGGATGGGAGTTCCCAGCTTGCCCAGGCAACGGGTGCGCCATTGGAGAGTAGCTATGCGCAGGTGTTTGAAGAATTTCGAGCTCAATTTGATGGCTATTTAAGGTATAGGCCCAGCATTGAGTATGACACAACGTTGCCGACTTTGGATCAAGTGCTGGGACAACCCAGTGGTAATATGACAGATCAAGAGCTGCAGGAGTTACAGGATCTGTTGGACATTCTACAGGATGTAATCGACGAATCGCAGGTGGGCATTAACCAACTGGTAGCACGCGCAATGGACATGGAAGTCAATTTGTTGATGCTGAACAAACCGAAAATTGTAATGGCTGCCATTGGTGGGCTGGAGGTTATGTGGCATTCGTGGGGACGTGCCTCTCAAGCCGCCTACTGCAGCTACTCGCATGTACCACAGTTTACGGAGGCAATACACGCCATCAATGGCGGCGTTGATTGCTACACCTACACGATGGATTTAATCCTTCAAATCCAGAACGAAACAGTGGCATCAGTCAAGGAGATCAAACAAAATGTGCAGCGGCTTGTGCAGATCTACAAAAAGATTGCCGCCAAGAAAACTATAATGGGCAAGATTCTCTCCGGTACGCTGAATGTGCTGAGTGCACTGCGTCGGGTGCATGATATCATCGCCGTGGGCATCGCTGTCTATGACAAGATCAACAATCAATTGCCAAGCGCTGCATTGCAATCGGTTCATTGCGGATCTGATTTTGTGAACAGTATTCCACAGATGAATGAAACGGCACAGAATCTGACAGTCTGCATCACTTACGAGGACACCAATAAGCCAGACTATGATTTCCTTAAGCCGGAGGACGAACGCTATTGGAACACAGGCGAACCCCCTGTGGATATACCTCATGAGAACGACGTCGAGGAGGACGACGATGATATCGACAATATTGAGGATGACTACGTAGACCATCGATAA